The sequence below is a genomic window from Brachyhypopomus gauderio isolate BG-103 chromosome 20, BGAUD_0.2, whole genome shotgun sequence.
ACCAGATGGCTTCGTGTGGTGCTTCAGAATTTCCCTCTTCCACTCACTACAGAGGGGACAAACCGACTGAAACTGCAGGACAGGTCAACGTGTCAGTGGTTGGTCTTTGCGCGTGTATTCCTATCTACAAACATACACTGATATAGTTAACGCCTAGAGCACAGAGGCGCTCCCCAATACAGGAATTCTTCATAGGGAAGTTACCTGGTTATTCTTTGGTCTACAATTGTTTTTGCACGTTTTCCCTCTTAGTAAGACGGTGTTACTATTGATTACAATGTTGTGAAAATCACGCATTTGATCGTCCACAAATCCACACAAACCGTCCTTAACTTTCAGAAGACAATAACCTGCTTTTAGCCAGTTTTTGTATCCGACTTCATTAAGACGCGCAAATAACTCTTCGTGAACCATGTTTGTATAAAAAAACGGATTAGCTTTCTTCTAACAAGAACGTATCTTAGTAAAATCAGAAGCAAACAAAAGACTTCCTATCCAAAAGCTGGCATTACCAGTACAATCTTGTATACAGCAGCGTCTTCCGTACACCAGAAGCTGCGTTCGAAATGGATTGTGGGTATTGTAGGAACAACGATGGCACTTTCAGCGGTTCCATGCTGACGTTGGGTGACGCTGCAGCTCAAGACGCGCATTCTTGAAAAGAGACCAGACTGTAGGCATAGTGGATAATTAACGACTCTTTTATATATTTACTTTGTTCTTAAAGTAAATTGCAAGCAAAAATACAACTACTTAACAGGCTGCCTAAATGCATACTGCACAAATCTCCACCTGACAACAGaaatatttgtttcattagttcaaaatgaaactcaaacATTCATGAtatgcaataaatataaaaatctttatttacatatatttacagaATCAGTTATTTTCAATATAAATAAAGACATCAAATCTTTACAACATGCCGAGCCAATAGAGTGAAGATACATGGCAAATCTTTTACAAATAACTATCCTATGATATGAAGAAAATGACAGCAGAATTCagacaataaaacaaacaataaaaatgctCTCAGAAACAAACAGTTGATAAAAAAGTCAAGCATAACATTCAAGCCAGAATTAAAATTGTCTGGCCTTAATCCCTGGTTGATCTCGTAGGCTTGAAATGATTGATTAAAAGTAAAATTCACTTTTGAACACTGAACCACACTCAAATATAATCACCGTTTGTGTTCAAAATGATGCCACAAGCGCGGTGGTTGTGTCTGGGTTTGGCTGCCTGGTAGCCGGGCCTTGTCTGTCCACATGAGCCCGTGTCGGCTGTATGTAATAGGGCTGTGAAGGCATCATATCCACCCTGTGACATCTGGATACCTGGGTCTGTTCAGAAGCTTGCGGTAGAACTGTTGCATAACCATAGTCCCTACAAAAAGGCCCTTGAGCAGGAGAACCCTGGCGGAGGCCACAGATCGGCATCCGATAGGCTAAATTGTGTCCACTTTTACCCACATGAATGCTGGTAGCGTGTGTTGGAATCCCTGTAGTGGCCCTTACTCCATTCATTGGTCCAGTGCGGAATGAACCTGGAATTACATTGAAAAATTAGATCTCAGCAAAGTTGATCAACAAAATTACTTTGTTAGGCTAATGCAAATTCAAAATATTTAGCATCTTTTCAAATGAATACTGAACCAGTCTCATATTTCAAGCCCATTTGCTTTCTTTTTGCAATTGGGATAGAAGTAATAATGCATTAAGAACCAATATTGCATTTTTATcataaaaaatacattaaaataaataccTGTATATTTGTCATAACTTTACTCTTTCAGGACTGAAACACTGTCACTAAAAATCTGAAGTTTAGAAATGTCAAATATCCCAGAAAACCTACTTCCAGCGAGCTGGTGGTTGAGGGTGGTCATTTTTCGGCCTGCTTCTCCACCATTGTCAGAGTCACTGTCATTGAAGTCACTGTCTCCTTTCCCACTGTCTTTCACACTCGTTTGATCAGTGGTCCTGAAGCCACTgttgaacagaacagcagagtcAGACAAGCACAGAGACATCCAAGTACAGCCATGCCAAGGGGGGAACACAAACACCATCATTTGCATGCAGAGGAAACCTTATTAAGAGCGTACATTGGGTCATGCAGGCAATGTGTTTACATGCATTCAAAGACTTGCATTTGCTATTTAACACAAAACAGACTCATCAAACACCGTGAAAATACTGAGCCAAACATACCTTGTTTGAAGTACATATCTGTCTCCTTGCCAAATGGCAAGAGGATCAACATTAGTTTTATTGAAGAGAGGTTCAAACgcctagaaacaaaacaaccaacAGTAAGCTCTCACGCCATTCCCCAAATTATCAGAATACATTCACTTTGGTCAGAGATTATATTCAGTATGTGCAGTTTACCTTATTGTCAGAGTCCTTGCTTCGTTCCTCTTCATAAGAATAAGACGAGTTGTCCCTTGTAGATGAAATTTGCTCTGTAACAGTGGCGCTGGCCCCAGAGAAGCTGTTTGAGTCTGATGAGTCGAAGCTGTGGGCTGTTAGCGGAGTCTTTTTGAAGTGTTCCGCAGAGCCACGCTCCAACTTGCTGACGGACGCATCTCTGCGGCTGGTCCTGCGCGAGAGGGCCACCGCTACTATTGCAACCAGCAACATTACGCACACGGCGCCCAGAAGTGCAATGACGACGACGGAAACGTCTACGTCATGGCCATTATTTTCATAACTCGATTCGAGAACCACCATTACTTGGTTCTCCACGGGTTCCACGTCTGAAACGACGAAGCGCACTGCGGCGGTGCACGAGAGAGGGGACCGACCTCGGTCGCTAACTCTGACTTTGATGTCCAGCGTGTCACCGTACGTGAATGTCAGGCTGTGCTTTAGCACTACATCACCAGAGTGTTTGTTAATGGAAAACAGCATCTCTTTGTCTTCCAGGATGGTGTAGGAGAGCTCGGCATTCACCCCGTCGTCCATGTCGCGGGCCTCGACCCTCAGGGCAACGTACCCAGCTGGAGCATTGTACGGGAGGAGCACATCTGCGGAGCCGCTGATGAGAGCAGGATTAGTGATGAAAGGCGCATTGTCATTCTCGTCCTCGATCCTGACCTTGACCAGGGCAGTGCTTGACAATGAAGGGGAGCCCCCGTCACTGGCACTAATGGTGACTTCAATCAGCTTTACATATTCATAGTCGAGAGAGCTGGTTGTGTAAAGGGTGCCAGAAGCTGAGTCCACTGAAAGAAATGAACTCACGAGGACTCCCTCCACCTCGTTGTCCAGAAGTTTATACGTCACTTTGCCGTTTTCCGCCTCGTCCGGATCTCGAGCTACTACAGACGCTATGTAGGATCCCGGGGCTTTGTTTTCCATCACTGATATTTCATAGACGTGTTTGCTGAACAATGGAGGGTTGTCGTTCTCATCACCAATTCTAATCGTGTACTGGGTAAACGTCTTGAACGGTGGAGAACCGAGGTCTTCGGCTATTACGGTTAGGTTATATTCGGGAATCTTTTCTCTATCCAAAGCTGATGTGGTGACAATCATAAAATTGTCGCCATACGCCTGCTGAAGTTTAAAGTGGTCGTGGCCGTGCAAACTTACGCGTACGTATCCGTTAGCGCCCGAGTCTCTGTCCGTGACACTGATGAGAGCGACGAAACTCTCCACGGCCGCCGATTCTGTGATGTAGGCCATGCCTTCATCCATCAACGTCATGGGCTTGATCGTGAT
It includes:
- the pcdh8.1 gene encoding protocadherin-8, coding for MDLRKTLVSLTLVVIFATTVAIGTTTKYYTYEEDAPGTFIGNLSMDLKIDPSEDPNTSFRFMQEGNSSLIRMRKSDGLLTVAQRIDRERLCQRSTQCLITSDVVVFTKEKFHLIHVEIHVRDINDHSPVFPHDEIQLEVLESVAVGTRFPLDVASDLDVGNNYIQNYQMFQNSNFDIEVRTGEDDMKFVQLVLVKELDRETEDSYTFLVTASDGGSPPKSGSVTVHVKVLDSNDNSPQFEHDILKVELNEDAPVGFFLLRVQALDPDEGQNGDVRYDFAEGVLDDVKSHFDIDPLSGAVTVKSMVDFEARKSYELNIRAYDLGENSVPSTCAVVVEIVDVNDNAPEITIKPMTLMDEGMAYITESAAVESFVALISVTDRDSGANGYVRVSLHGHDHFKLQQAYGDNFMIVTTSALDREKIPEYNLTVIAEDLGSPPFKTFTQYTIRIGDENDNPPLFSKHVYEISVMENKAPGSYIASVVARDPDEAENGKVTYKLLDNEVEGVLVSSFLSVDSASGTLYTTSSLDYEYVKLIEVTISASDGGSPSLSSTALVKVRIEDENDNAPFITNPALISGSADVLLPYNAPAGYVALRVEARDMDDGVNAELSYTILEDKEMLFSINKHSGDVVLKHSLTFTYGDTLDIKVRVSDRGRSPLSCTAAVRFVVSDVEPVENQVMVVLESSYENNGHDVDVSVVVIALLGAVCVMLLVAIVAVALSRRTSRRDASVSKLERGSAEHFKKTPLTAHSFDSSDSNSFSGASATVTEQISSTRDNSSYSYEEERSKDSDNKAFEPLFNKTNVDPLAIWQGDRYVLQTSGFRTTDQTSVKDSGKGDSDFNDSDSDNGGEAGRKMTTLNHQLAGSSFRTGPMNGVRATTGIPTHATSIHVGKSGHNLAYRMPICGLRQGSPAQGPFCRDYGYATVLPQASEQTQVSRCHRVDMMPSQPYYIQPTRAHVDRQGPATRQPNPDTTTALVASF